The Methanomassiliicoccus luminyensis B10 DNA segment GGCGTTCGTAGATATGGCGGTAGAAGTGGACCTGGGCCGGAGTATTGACGATGATCCCAACCCTTCTCATCGATTTGGTTGGGGCAAACTCGTTAGACGTGTTCGACGGTGCATGGGGCACGACGCAATCAGATAGGCTATCGTCAGAGCTCATGCTGTTCTTTTCCCCCCGTAGCTCCCCAAGGTCTTTAAGAAAGTCATCAGGGAATATAATGCGATGCCGAAGAGCATGATGGTGAGGGGGGCTACAATTCCATCGAAAATAGAATAATTACTAACGTAGTTCCACAGGATCAGCCCAGCGAGCCACAAGAAGCCAGCCAGCATCATGATATGTGCCAAGATCCTTGAAGGTCTATGCGCTCGGGATAGATATTTAATATTCATTCTCCATAAAAAGCTGGTCATCATGAAAACAAGTCCCTTAGTAATGAACGAATAGTACCTAATTCCGGATTTCTCACTACCATATCGAGCGGGTATGGGGACGTCCACGATCCTCTGATGATATGCGTTCAACTTTACCAGCATGTCGTTCTCGAAGAGGTAACCTTTGTACATATCATCTAAAGGTAGTTTTCGAAGGGCATCGGCAGTGATGGCCGTATAGCCATTCTGCGGATCATCAACGTTCCAATTGCCTGTAACGAACTTGGTCATTATCGTCAAGATCTTATTGCCCGTCATCCGCCATTTGCTCATTCCTGACGCAGCTTCCTTCGAGTAGAGTCGGTTGCCCTTGGTATACTCCGCCTTTCCATCAATTAGGGGATCCAGGAGGCTTGGCAGGTATGCGGGGTCCATCTGGTCATCACCGGCCATTACTACGACAATCGACATCCCCTCCTCAAGGGCCTTTTTGTGGCAATCGACTATGGCTCCCCCCACTCCCGTGTTCTTCTGATGATTTATCAGAAATATTCGATCATCGTTCTTCATATGCTCCAGGACTTTGTCCTGGGTCTTGTCAATGGAGGCGTCGTTGCAAACGTAAATCCGATCCACATAATCTGGAATTCCCGAGAGCGTTTTAAGAATAAACCCTTCTTCGTTGTGGGCAGGAACTGCTATGCCGATTTTCTTTCCCTTATACATTCATAGGCTCCAAGTGATTAACAAAGTAATTTAGAGGGGGGCTGTGACATGAGGTGATAGATACCTCATCTCCCACCCGATTGGGGTTTAGGATTATATTTTTTTTTGATAATGATGGAACTTACATTTAAAGCTCGTTCATTCAATGGCATTCTGAAAGCTTGCCTGTCGTTCATCATTCAACTCACCGTACAGTTTTATATCAATGACTCATCTGCGAGAATGTATTCTCGACGCATCACTCCAAACGTCCGCATGAGAGTAAGTTTGTGACATAATTAAAATCATCTCAATCCGAATGACAAGGTATCATACGGGGTGGAAGATGCCATTCCCACCTGCCAGATCCAACGCATAGTCCTCAATCGCCCGGGTTATCATCACTGAGACTCCCATCATGCCGAATGGACATGATTCCGGAACGCTCACTATTGGTGGTTCCGCCAAAGCTTCGACGATCTTCTCCTCATCCAGTCCGACCAGGCGGTTCCTGCCCTCGACGAAAGTTTCCTGCCATTCGGTGTTCTCGCGCAAGGTCGCGCATCTCGTGCCAAGTATGAAGCTTTCCTTCTGCATGCCTCCCGAATCGGTCAGTACGCCTCGGGCATTGGAGATGAGCGCGATCATATCAATATAGCCCAGCGGTTCGATCGGGATCAGGTTGGCAGGCATCTTCAGATTGATATTGTTCAGAAGCTTCTTTGTCCTTGGATGTACCGGGAAGATCGTCGGCACACCCGATCTGCGGATGGCGTTCAGGACCTTGCCGAGCTTGGCTGGGTCGTTGGTATTTCCCGCCCTATGTATGGTAAGAACGAAGTACGCATGCTTCTCGATCCCGGGCATTTGCAGTACGGTAGATCTGGATCGTGCAACCTCCATCACCGAGTTCAGGGAATCGACCATGATGTCGCCCACCTGATGAACGCCCCTGTGAATGCCCTCCTCCTCCAGATTGGCTACGGCACTTTCCGTCGGCGCGAACAACAGGTTTGAAATATGGTCCGTGAGCACTCGATTGATCTCCTCGGGCATGGTGCGGTCGTAAGAGCGCAGGCCCGCCTCTACATGCGAGATGGGAATGCCTAGCTTCGACGCTGCCAGCGCACCAGCGATCGTAGAGTTGGTGTCGCCGAACACCACGATCATCTGCGGCTCCTCTTTGACCAGGACGTCCTCGATGGCAGCGAGCATGGCGCCGGTCTGATGTCCCTGGCTGCCGGAACCGATGCTCAGATTGTAGTCCGGCTCCGGAATGTTCAGCTCGTCGAAGAAGACCTTGGACATCTCATAATCATAGTGCTGACCAGTATGGATGATGATCTCTTCGTGGTGGCGCCTCAGCTCCTTCGAGAGAGGGGCGCACTTGATGAACTGAGGCCTGGCGCCTACGATAGATGCGATTTTCATTCCGACCACCTGTGTCAAGGACGACTGCTGCTCTTTCCCTTGCCCAATCCATAATACTTCAGTTCCCTTAGTGCAGGGTCGGTTGTGCTGATGACATTTCTGCCATCGACTATGTTCCCCGTCCTTAATCTCTCCTTGATTGCTTTCAGATCAAGATTCTTATATTGTGTATGGTCCGTTACGATGACGACGCAGTCAGCACCCCCAATCGCCTCGTCCAGGTCATGCGTCAGGGGCATGTCCTTCATTTCCTGTACGAAAGGATCGTGGACCGCCACCTGGGCTTTCCCCAGGAAATATTTGATGATAGGTATCGACGGGGAGTGGCGAACATCATCGGAATCCTTTAGGAACGCCAGTCCAAGGATCGCGATCTTGGAATCTGCCAACTGTCGTCCCGCATCCCTCAAGGCCTGCTCTGTCAGCGAGATCATGTGCTCTGGCATGCTCTCGTTAATCGCCCTCGCCATCGGTATCAATTTCAGCTTGGTATCGTTCAGCGACGATGCGAACAGCCACGAATCTTTAGGCAGACAATGCCCCCCGACCCCGGCCCCAGGTATGTGCATATCTCTGAACGGGCAGGTATTGACAAGCTCCCGTACCTCGAAAGCATTGACGCCCAGCTCCTCGCAGGCCAATGCCACTTCATTGGCGAACGCTATCTGCACATCCCTATAGGCGTTCTCTATGGTCTTGGTGATCTCTGCGGAGGTCAGGTCCGAGGTCACTATCTTTGCCGAAACGATCGTGGAATATAGCTCAAGACCTTTTTGCAGGGATCTGTCATCCAAACCCCCCAGGACCCGTATGTAGTCATGAATGTTCTGGAGCAGGCGGCCGGGCATGACCCTTTCCGGGCAGTGCACGATGTAGAAGTCCGTTCCCGCTTTCATTTGCCTTCGCGACTCGATCATGGGTATGACCTGTTTCTTCATTGTCAGCGGGGGCAACGTGGACTCTATCGATACCAGCGCTCCGTTCTTTATATGGTCGCCGACGGTACCGGCCGCGCTCAGCAGAATGTCCAGCCTGGGAGCTTTAGTTAACTCGTCGATAGGCGTATCGACACACACAATGACGGCGTCCGCTTCTTCGATCGCCAACGGGTCCGTCGTAGCGGTGAGCGTCCCATTCTTCACTACCTTTGACAACAGCTCCGGCAATCCAGGTTCATCGCCCAGTATCGGACATCGGCCTTCATTTATCATTCTGACCCTGTCCG contains these protein-coding regions:
- a CDS encoding glycosyltransferase family 2 protein; the protein is MYKGKKIGIAVPAHNEEGFILKTLSGIPDYVDRIYVCNDASIDKTQDKVLEHMKNDDRIFLINHQKNTGVGGAIVDCHKKALEEGMSIVVVMAGDDQMDPAYLPSLLDPLIDGKAEYTKGNRLYSKEAASGMSKWRMTGNKILTIMTKFVTGNWNVDDPQNGYTAITADALRKLPLDDMYKGYLFENDMLVKLNAYHQRIVDVPIPARYGSEKSGIRYYSFITKGLVFMMTSFLWRMNIKYLSRAHRPSRILAHIMMLAGFLWLAGLILWNYVSNYSIFDGIVAPLTIMLFGIALYSLMTFLKTLGSYGGKRTA
- a CDS encoding nucleotide sugar dehydrogenase: MKKTPLSDLPTLFKIFMLLIMLGRGMFNGIVAVVGVGYVGLPVACAFAGKGVRTIAIDIIPDRVRMINEGRCPILGDEPGLPELLSKVVKNGTLTATTDPLAIEEADAVIVCVDTPIDELTKAPRLDILLSAAGTVGDHIKNGALVSIESTLPPLTMKKQVIPMIESRRQMKAGTDFYIVHCPERVMPGRLLQNIHDYIRVLGGLDDRSLQKGLELYSTIVSAKIVTSDLTSAEITKTIENAYRDVQIAFANEVALACEELGVNAFEVRELVNTCPFRDMHIPGAGVGGHCLPKDSWLFASSLNDTKLKLIPMARAINESMPEHMISLTEQALRDAGRQLADSKIAILGLAFLKDSDDVRHSPSIPIIKYFLGKAQVAVHDPFVQEMKDMPLTHDLDEAIGGADCVVIVTDHTQYKNLDLKAIKERLRTGNIVDGRNVISTTDPALRELKYYGLGKGKSSSRP
- the wecB gene encoding non-hydrolyzing UDP-N-acetylglucosamine 2-epimerase; the encoded protein is MKIASIVGARPQFIKCAPLSKELRRHHEEIIIHTGQHYDYEMSKVFFDELNIPEPDYNLSIGSGSQGHQTGAMLAAIEDVLVKEEPQMIVVFGDTNSTIAGALAASKLGIPISHVEAGLRSYDRTMPEEINRVLTDHISNLLFAPTESAVANLEEEGIHRGVHQVGDIMVDSLNSVMEVARSRSTVLQMPGIEKHAYFVLTIHRAGNTNDPAKLGKVLNAIRRSGVPTIFPVHPRTKKLLNNINLKMPANLIPIEPLGYIDMIALISNARGVLTDSGGMQKESFILGTRCATLRENTEWQETFVEGRNRLVGLDEEKIVEALAEPPIVSVPESCPFGMMGVSVMITRAIEDYALDLAGGNGIFHPV